The region TCAGCGCGCGGTATTTTGAGATATACGACGAGTACTACAAGTATATGAACGCAAACGCCGACGAATGGAACGCGTATATTGCGCAGTACGGAAGCTGGTACGAATGTTCTTACGGAGCAAAGGGACAGCCGGTCAGTAACTATTACGAGCAAATCACCGAATGTATATATGAAAAAGATCTCGCTCAGTATCTTGCCGCCGGCAGATTCACGGTACAGTGGATGCTTCAGCAGGACGGAACTACGTTATCCGAGTTTAAAGAGACGTATCATCTTGACGACAGCGTAACTCTGAGATCATCATACTCCGAATTCTATAACGCGATAAAGCTCTCGTTCTATAAAGAATCCTTCGCGAAAGACGCCGAAGAAACTGGCGTTGACAAATTCCCCGATATGATTGCGGTTTACGGGTATACACCCGAGACCGTCGACCTCGAAATGACGCTCGGAAAGCTGCTCGACAGCGGAACCGTTGAGCAGGCAGCGAGATTCATGGGGTGCGAAACCGACGTTGAAGTCGCGAACTTCGCGGAACAGTATGAGGCAGCGTCTGCGGACGCTCCGTTTGCCGATATCCACGCGAATTATAACAAGGCGATGGACGATTACTATAATATGCTTTATCAGTATTACAGCGGAGAAGCCTACTATTGATATGAAGCGAAACGGCGTACTTGTTCTTGTTATAGCGTTGTTCTGCGTCGCGGCGGCGCTTATTCCGTATGTATTTACTTCAAAATCCGTTAAAGAGGCGTTTAACAGCGCCTCTTTTTCCATACCGGAAGGGGAGACCGAACGGGCAGGGGAAAAAGGGGAGACCTTCGCGGTATGGATCGCGTCGGTCTATAATCTTAATTATCCCACCAAACAGAATATGACGTCAGATGAGCTTGCGTCGGAGGCTGCGGAAATATGCGAAAAATGCGTTTCGTTGGGACTTAATACGGTATATTTGCAGGTTCGTCCGAGTGCGGATTCGCTTTATAAATCCGAAATATTCCCGTGGTCTGGCGTTTTGACAGGCATTCAGGGAAATGATCCCGGATGCGATCCGCTGGAACTGTTCATAAATGAAGCGAAGAAAAAGGATATTCGAGTGCACGCGTGGATAAATCCTTATCGCGTTACCGTCGGATCGCTCAAATATCCGAAAACAGACCTTGATTCGCTCGCCGAAAATCACCCTGCGCGAAAACATCCGGAATGGGTCGTACGGTACGGAGGCGCGTTGTATTTTAACCCCGGGATTCCGGCGGTAAGGCAGCTGATAATCGACGGCGCGGTCGAAATAGCGGAGAAATACGATATCGCGGGCGTTCATATGGACGATTATTTTTATCCGTATCCGATAGAACACGACGGCAAAACACTCGAATTTGACGATTCTGCGCAGTATGAGCGGTACGGCGACGGGAAAACGCTCGAAAACTGGCGCAGAGACTGTGTAAACGAGCTTGTGAAAGGATTGTATACCTCTCTGAAGATTGTCAACCAAAGGCTCGAATTCGGGATTTCGCCATTCGGGATCTGGGCCAACGACGACGGCTTCAACGGCGGATCCGCTACCGAGGCCTCCACTGAAGGATATTATGATTTATTCGCGGACGCGACCGCATGGATCGACGGCGGATATATCGATTATATCTGTCCGCAGATTTACTGGAGTTTTGAAAGCGAAAAAACTCCGTTCAAAAACGTGTATGAATGGTGGTCTGAAACCGTTAAAGGAACCAGCGTCAAATTGATACCGGGAATAGCCGCGTACAGACTGTATGAGACCGAGACTCCGGGATGGGACCGAATAACGCAGGTCTCAGAGCAGCTACGGTACGTTCGGGAGAAAGCAAACGCCTCAGGAACAGCGTTTTACGGATACGAGCAATTAGCCGCGGAAAGCGACGCCGTAAGAATGTGCGCGGCTGAAATAAAAGCGTGGAAAAACGAATAAAGATTCCAAATAATAACTTGAGTAATATAATGTTAAAATCAGACGATTAATTCATTAGATAATTCATTTAAGAAAACAAAAATATGATTCCATAGAATTAAAAACAATATAAATAATAAGAACTTGAATAATCGAGAGCGTGAAGGCGCGAAAACGCGCAATCAAGCGCTCGAAGCCTTAAAAACCGCTGAAAACCTACATCGTATTATACAAAATATTCATTTTGTATAATTGCTAATGTTTTTCAAGAGGCGGTTAAAACCTCTTCCCTCCGTATTTTCGTATAAAAAAACCGACCCGTTTATCCGGATCGGTTTTTCTTATTATTGATATTATCAGTTCAGATTGCTTCTCAATATCTGTTCGGCGGCTTCTTTATCAAACTGTTGCGCGTAAAGATTGTGATAATACCCGTTTTGCGCAAACAGTTCTTTGTGAGTGCCTCTTTCGATAATTTTGCCGTCTTTTACTACGAGGATGATATCCGCCCGTCTTATCGTAGAAAGTCTGTGAGCGATCAAAAACGACGTTCTGCCGACAAGGACTTTTTCGAGCGCGTTCTGTATTTTTTGTTCCGTAAGCGTATCGATCGAAGAAGTCGCTTCGTCAAGTATCAGAATGCGCGGATCGGCGATTATCGCTCTGGCGAAGGAAATGAGCTGTTTTTCGCCGGTCGAAAGGAGGTCTCCCCCCTCTCCGACGTCGCTGTCGTATCCGTTGTCCATGCGCTCGATTATTTCTTCCGCCTGAACGCTGCGTACGGCGGCTTTAATCGTTTCCATATCGGCGTCCGGATCGCCGTAGCGCAGGTTATCCAGCACGCTGCCGGAAAACAGATGCGGCGTCTGAAGCACGTAACCGATATTGCTGTGAAGCCAAAGTTGCGAACGCTCGCGGTAATCACGCCCGTCGATTAGCACCTGTCCGGACGTCGGCTCATAGAATCGGCATACCAGATTAACGATAGTGCTCTTTCCGGCGCCGGTTTCTCCTACGATAGCAACCGTTGTTCCCGCGGCGATTTTCAGATTGAAGTTTTCAAGGACGTATTCGTCGCCGTCCGGATACATAAACGAGACGTCTTTGAACTCGATATCGCCTTTCAGGGGTTCCCAGTTTTCGCGTTTGGGTTCGAAAGCGTCGCCGTATTTTTCAATAACTTCGGGAGAATCGACGATTTCGGGTTCAGTCTCAATGAGACGCGTCACGCGCTCGATATTGACCTGCATATTTATCATCGTGGCGATTATATGCGCGATGTTTTGAATCGGGTCGACGAGTCCGATCGCGTATGAGGCGAACGCGGAAAGCGTGCCGATTTCCATCAGCTGATCGATTGAAAGCTTGCCGCCGTACCACATAACTACCGCTATCGCGAACATGCAGAAAAACGTCGTAGTCGCGACGAAAAGACCTCTGAAACGCGCCGCCTTCGTCGAAATACGGTTCATCGCGCGCGTAGTTTCTGAAAAATCGTCGTACATCTTATCTTCTATAACGAGAGATTTAGTTGTCTTTGCGCCGGTAATTCCCTCGTTATATTTGCCGGTGATCTGCGAGTTTGTCTCTCTTACCTTTCGATTCGCGTAAACAAGTTTGCGCTGGAAGACCGCGGCGATAAAAGTCACGACCGGCACAACCGCAAGAATGATAAGCGAAAGCTTCCAGTTAAGCGAAAACATTACTATGAACGAACCGACGATGTAGATAACGGCCCAAACGCCGTCAACGAGATGCCATGACAGGGTTTCGCCTATTCTTGCGGTGTCGCTCATGACGCGGGAATGGAGATATCCGACGGAGTTGCGGTTGAAGTATGAAAACGGAAGCGTTTGGAGCTTGTCAAAGGCGTCGCGCTTCAAGTCGCGTCCGATCAGCATTTCAGCCTTGCAGGCCTTCCTGAGCATAACTACGGTAGTCATCGTTTGCAGTATTATTACGGCGAGATATACGAGTATGAACAGCCATATTCTGCTCAGCGTGTTATTCGCGATATAGTTGTTTATGGCGTAGCGCTGGAACAGCGGAAGGACTATATCCACCAACGACGTGATCCCCATAGCGACCGCAACGGTGATCAATAAGCTTTTATGCCGCAGTATGTATGGAAAAATCTTCTTTAACCCGAAGAGCGGGAGTTTCACGTCGTACGGGCTTTTTGTCTGCTCTTTGCTCATACGCTCCCCTCCTCCGTTATCGACGACTGAGCGTCATATATGCGCTTATAGATCCCATCCTCCGATACGAGCTCGGCGTGGGTGCCGAACTGAACCGCCTCGCCCTTTTCGAGAACGAGTATTTTATCCGCTTCCATTAAAGACACTATGCGGTGAGAAATAAGTATGACCGTTTTATTCTCCGTCTTGTCGCGGAGCGCCTCGCGGATTTTTTTGTCTGTTTCCGTGTCCACGGCTGAAAGCGAGTCGTCAAAGACGATGATAGGCGTATCGAGCATAATAGTCCGCGCTATTGCCACGCGCTGCTTCTGCCCGCCTGAAAGGGTGACTCCCCTCTCGCCTACTATCGTATCGTATCGCTGTGTCATTTCGCTGACGTCGCCGGCGATGCTAGCTATCGAAGCGGCGTGCTCGATGCGCTCTTCAGAAGCGTCCGCGTCCGTCAAAGCAATGTTCTCGCCTATTGAACGCGAGAAAAGGAACGGCTCCTGAAGAACGAGTCCGACGTTTTTGCGCAGCCAAGACGCTTTGATATCGTTGATATCCACGCCGCCGATCGTGATCCGACCGCCGCCTTCCGGAAGCGGATAAAGTCTGTCGAGAAGCTGAATAAGCGTCGATTTGCCGGACCCGGTAGCGCCGAGTATGCCGAGCGTGGTTCCCGCTTTAATTTCAAAGCTGACGTTTTTAATGACCTGCTTTTCCGGGTTGTACGCGAAAGAGACGTTTTCAAATACTATATCGCCGTGCATATCGGGCTCGACGGCTCCCGGGCGGTCGGTTTCTTCTTCCGAATCCATAATATAACGCAATCTGCTTATGGAGACGCGCGCCTTGCTCATTTCCGAAATTATTCTTCCGAGACCTCTTACTGGCCATACGAGCATGCCGTTGTAGGAAATAAAAGCGATAAGCTCGCCGGTGGTTATCGTTCCGTTTACCGCAAAGACTGTCCCGACGCATACTATCGCCATAACCTGAAGGCAGCTCATAAGATCGCCGATTCCCCAGAACCAGCCGAGTATATTACCGAGCTGCACCCACAGTCCCGTGTATTTTTCGTTCTGCTTATTGAACTTGTCTTTTTCAAACTTTTCCCTGCCGAAGGCGCGGACGACGCGCACGCCGGTAAGGTTTTCCTGCGCCATGGCGGAAAGAACGCCTTCTTGCTCGTCGACTTCGGTAAACTTATTGCGGATCCTGTGACGGAAATAGTTTGTGTAAAACAAGACGATCGGCACGAAAGCCAAGGCTATGAGAGCGAGGGTCACATTCATGGAGAACATCATAAACAGAGAGAATATGATAAGGAACACGATGCGGAACATATTGACAAGCTGCTCGGATACAAAGTTACGGAACGTGTCAACGTCCGAAGTGCATCGCTGGATAATATCGCCGGTCTGATTCTTGTTGTGCCACGTGAAAGGCAGCTTCTGAATGTGCATAAACAGAGTATTGCGCATATTCTCTGCCAGCGTCTCGGATCCGCGGGCGTTCGCGACTCGCGTCAGATAGCGGAAAAACGCGTTCAGCAGCGCCGTTACGAGGATTACGAGCGCAATTACCCAGAGGTTTGCGCGCAAATAGTCGCGGCCGCCTAAAACAGAGGCTATATATCCCGTTACTGCGCCGGGTTGTCCGTCTCCGATAAGGGAGTCGACGGTGTACCTTATGACCTGCGGAAAAACTGCGTCGAGCACCGTAACCATTACGGAAGCGATCATTGTAAGCGCAAAAAAGCCAGCCGCACCTTTCATAAAGCGGCTGAGCATACTTTTACGTTTTTTATTTCTGTTTTCCATAAGACGCGATTCGCTTTCTCTTTATAAGCGTATTATAATATTATTAATACGATTTGTCAACACAAATAAAGGCGCGAAGCATCCGTGCCCGCGCCTTTATGAGTAATTGTCCTACAGTATAATGCATATAAGACCGTTGCAGCCGTCGTTGATGACCCGCTGGAGCGTTTCCTGAATCTTGAACCTTGCGTCGGCCGGCATCCGGTAAATCTTGTTATTCAGCCCTTCGTTCACCAGCTCGTGAAGCGACTTGCCGAATATATCGGAATCCCATATTTTTTCGGGGTCGGATTCGTATTCGGAAAGCAGATAGTTTACCAGTTCTTCGGACTGTTTCTCCGATCCGACGATCGGCGCGACCTCCGTACGAACGTTCGCCTTCATCATATGAATGGAAGGCGCGGACGCCTTCAGACGTATACCGTATTTCCCCCCCTGTTTAACGATTTCCGGAGGCTCGAGCTGCATATCCGATATTGCAGGCGTTACAATTCCGTAACCCGTGGATTCGACCTCGCGGAGTGCGTCCTCAAATTTACTGTATTCGGCTTTGAGGCGCGAAGTTTCCATAACAAGCCCGACAAGCGCGGATTCATCGGTTATTTCCACACCGCTGCTTTCGCTTATTACTCTGAAAATCAACTGCTCCTGCAGTTTAAGGTCGATAGTGCCGGAACCGGTACCGAGGTCAATGGAGATTACCTCAGCTTGCGAAATGTGTTCATTTCTTGCCAACGCTTCGACAGCGCCTGCTACTTCCCTCACCTTCCTTACCGCCAGCATATTTGACTTAATATCCGAATAGACGGACGTTCGAAGCCAATGATCCGAAGGAAGCGAGTTGACCCAGCGCGGTATTGAAACGGCGATCTCTTTTACCGGGAACTCAAGCAACACCTTTTCAATGATCTCCTTTATTTGATCATCCTGCAGCTCGAGAATATTCATCAGCAGAACGGGCACGCAGTACTTTCTTTCAAGCTGCTGCCTGAGAGAAACAGTATCCGGATCGTTTGGAAAGGCGGAGTTCAGAAGTATAATAAACGGCTTATCAAGCGCTTTTAATTCAGCTGCCACGCGTTCTTCCGCATCACGGTATTCTTCATAAGGCAGTTCTCCTATAGTGCCGTCCGTTGTAACCATTATGCCGATAGTCGAGTGATCGCTGATTACCTTTTTAGTGCCGATTTCCGCAGCCTCTTCAAAAGGTATCTGCTCATCAAACCAGGGAGTCGTTACCATTCTCGGGGAATCCTCTTCTGTGTATCCAAGCGCTCCCGGGACGATAAATCCGACGCAGTCAACCATACGTACGCGTGCGCTCGTATTCCCTGCAAAATTGACTTCGACCGCCTCATTTGGTATAAACTTCGGCTCGGTTGTCATTATTGTACGGCCGGCCGAGCTCTGCGGCAGCTCATCGGTGGCTCTTTCCGCTTTCACTTCATCAGTGATATTCGGAATAACAAGCTTTTCCATAAACTTTTTGATAAACGTCGATTTGCCTGTTCGCACCGGCCCGACGACGCCTATATAAACGTCTCCGGAAGTACGTCTGGCAATATCGGCGTATATATTGGTGTTTATCATTTTTACCGCTCCTTTCACAGCTTTAATGGAATGATAAGCATTTTCCCGATTGCTATCTCGTCGTTGTCAAGTCCGTTTTCTGCAAGGACCTCACTGAAAGAAGCTCCGTATTTCTTTGATATTTCCCAAACCGATTCGCCGCTCTCGGCATAGTACAAAGTAATCGGGTAACGAGAACATGAATCCTTTTCACCTGATACTGTGAATTCGGCGACAGCGCGGAGCTTTTTTTCAGAACAAACGGTTGCCTTGATTGCGACGTCGCAGCGGAGTTCAATAAGATTCTCGCCGGTAATTATATAGCCGACAGATCCGATCGCGGCGCTTGTTTCGCAGCGGAGCTGAGAATCGCAGTTAAACGGGAAAGAGAATTCAAACGGCAGTTCTGCTTTTTTTGAGCATATTCCGGTTTCGTCGGAATTATATATCACATCCGCATTTACGATCCCTTCAGCCTTAAGGCATCCGTCGTTAACTGAGACGCGCATAATTCTGTGTGAGGCGTAAACGCCGATTACCGATTCAATGCCGCTCTCAGTTTCAACTTCACACCTCACTGATTTTTCGTCCCTGTAGTAGTCAAAACACGTCAGATACTTTTCGTCTGCGTATTCTTCGTTCAGAGTGTGGCATGGCGAGAAAACGTCAGAAATGATATCGTATTCTCCGGTTTTATAAGCGTGGAGTATCACGTTGATAACTATCTCGCAGTCAATTATCCTGTTTTTGTTATCGGCGTTTTCTTCCGACTCGGCGTAAACACCGGCAATCTGCAGTTCTGCATCGCATATATAATCCGGGTCAAGGTTCGGGATGTCGATTATCTGACTTACGGGAAACTTGAACTCGGCGCCGACCGGCTTTCCGTCCGGAGTAACAAACACGGGCTTTATTATCAAATCGCCTTTGATAACGCATCTGCCTTTTGAAACGGACGTATCCTTCAGATATGCAGCGGCGTCCGTGTAAAGGAGCGCGGATACCTCCGGAAGCGTTTCGGGAAGCTCCAACTCTTCGGTAAAACGGATCTCGCGTTCCGCGCTCTCGGCGTTTAAGATTGCGGAAATACGTTCTTTGCGAACCTCTATGCCCTCGGAAACACTTTCGACGATTTGCAGAACAGCTTTTTTCACGGCGACTAACGACGTTACTATTTCAGCTTTAATCGCGATCTTTCTCGGTCCGGATGCCCTGACGGAGTTGATGCTTCCGACGGTTTCAGTTGAAATATCATAGTCCGCGTCAGGTTCGCTCACGGCAAACGTATGAGAAAACTCCTTATGCGTCACCGCGCAACCGATCCCGTTTTCAGCGGATTTGTAAAAAACGCGTATCTCCGCTTCTCCTTCAACGGTAATACGCCCCGCAAGTATATCTCTCGAAGACACACGCGGTATTATTTCACTTCTCAGTATTTTCTGAACGTCCGGCAGATAATCCGGCAGATAGACTTCCGTTTCAAGTCTGCACTCGTTTTTTTCTTCCAAAACCGGCTCTAAGATATCGATATCGCCGCTTTCGAACAACAGGCCCATAGCATAATCCTCCTTACAGCGTATTTGTGCCTTGTAAGAAAAATATATTGCCCGTAGGACGAAGCTATTACTTTTTTGCAAACAAAAATACCCGCGGAAATCCGCGGGTATCACACTGACAATATTCAGATTCTGACAGAAACCTTCGGAAGTGTCGCGGCCGCATATGATGAAAAACGGTCGTCTGCTATCGCCTCTCTGATTTCTTCCATAAGATGATTATAGAACCAAAGGTTATGAATTACCGCAAGGCGTTTTCCGAGCGCTTCGTCTGCCCTCAAAAGATGGCGGATATACGCCTTGGAATATCTGCGGCACGTCGGACATCCGCACCCGTCCTCTATCGGCGAAGCGTCGGTAACGTATTTGGCGTTATTGAGGTTGATTATGCCGTTATGCGTGAATAGATGACCGTGCCTCGCGTTTCTGGCGGGCATAACGCAATCGAAGAGATCGACGCCGCGCGCGACGCCTTCGATTATATTAGCCGGAGTGCCGACGCCCATAAGATAGCGGATTTTATCCTTCGGCATATACGGTTCGACTTGTTCGATGATATGATACATTTCATCGTTTGTCTCCCCTACCGCCAGTCCGCCTATCGCGTAGCCGTCGAGGTCCATTTCGGCGATCTGCTGCATATGAGATACGCGCAGATCGTCGAACGTGCAGCCTTGATTGATGCCGAACAAAAGCTGATGCTTGTTAATTGTGTCCGGAAGCGAATTCAGCCTCTCCATTTCGGCTTTGCAGCGCGCGAGCCAGCGCGCGGTGCGCTCGCAGGAAACGGCCGCGTAGTCATACTTCGCGGGGTTCTCGACGCATTCGTCAAACGCCATCGCTATAGTGGACGCAATATTTGACTGTATCCTCATGCTGTCCTCCGGACGCATGAATATCTTCCGTCCGTCGATATGTGAGGCGAACGCCACACCTTCTTCGCTTATCTTACGCAGGGGCGCGAGCGAAAACACCTGGAATCCGCCGCTGTCTGTGAGCACGGGGCGGTTCCAGTTAAAAAACTTGTGTATGCCGCCCAGCGCTTTTATCACCTCGTCGCCGGGACGCAGATGCAGATGATACGTGTTAGACAGCTCGACCTGACATCCTATCTCTTCGAGATCGGCAGTCGAAAGTCCGCCCTTTATCGCAGCGGCGGTGCCGACGTTCATAAACGCCGGCGTTTCCACCGTTCCGTGGACGGTTTCAAATCGGCCGAGGCGTGCGCTACCTTCGGTTTTCAACAGTGTAAAACTTGCCATTTAATACCTCAATACAAGAACATAGCGTCACCGAACGAAAAGAATCTGTATTTCTTTTCAACTGCTTCTTTATATGCGTTAAGTATAATCTCGCGACTCGAAAACGCGGAAACCAGCATTATAAGCGTGCTCTCCGGAAGGTGAAAATTGGTTATCAGCGCGTCGATACATTTGAACTCGTAGCCGGGATATATGAAGATGCTCGTCTCCCCGCTGTCTGCGCGTATTTCGCCGAACTTTGACGCGACGGTTTCGAGCGTTCGGCAGCTTGTCGTCCCGACGGAAACGACGCGGCCGCCGCGCTTTTTGGCGGCGTTGATTTTAACGGCGGCATCCTCAGGCAGCTCGTACCACTCGCTGTGCATAACGTGTTTCGTAAGGTCGTCTTCTTTTACGGGACGGAACGTGCCGAGGCCCACGTGAAGCGTCAGAAACGCCGTATCGACGCCTTTTGCGCGGATCCTGTCAAGCAGTTCGTCCGTGAAATGAAGCCCCGCGGTCGGAGCGGCGGCGGATCCGTCGAACCGCGCGTACACCGTCTGGTAGCGCGACGGATCGGAGGCGCGGCTCTTTATATACGGCGGCAGCGGCGCGGTACCGACACGGTCGAGTATTTCGTTGAAAATACCGTCGTAGTCAAACTTGACAAGGCGATTGCCGTCTTCTATAACGCCGACGACTTTTCCCGTAAGCCCGCCGCCGAAGAATATCGGTTCGTTCTCTTTTGCTTTTCGCGCCGGACGGAGCAGACATTCCCAGACGTCGTCTCCCCTGTCGCGGAGCAGCAGAGCTTCGAACTCCCGTCCGGCGGTGTTCTTTCCGAATATCCTCGCGGGAATCACTTTGGTATTATTCAGCACGAGACAATCTCCGGGGTTCAGAAGGTCGATTATATCGAAAAAATGCCTGTCGCCCGTTTCGCCGGTGCGTCGGTCTACCGTCATGAGCCGGGAATAATCGCGTTTTTCGGCGGGGGTTTGGGCGATCAGCTCCTCCGGCAAATCATAGTAGTAGTCGGAACGCTTCAAATCAGCCATATATTCCTCCGCCGATGAACTCTCTGAGGAGCGAATCGTACGGAACGAGATCGCGGTCGCCCTCGGGGCAAATATCGTAAAGTCTCGCAAGCGCCTCGATATCGGGATCGTGAGCGTATTTGCGATAAGCTTTATTTATCAGCTCCGTCATTTCGTTCTTGAACATAAACGCCTCATAAGGAAGAAGCGTATCAATAACGTAATCGGCGGTCGGCATATACGGAGCGATATGCTTGGCTTCTCCGGCGCAGACGCTTTCCCACATATCGACCGTGCGTTCGAGGTGCGATCCTCTGAATTTATGGTCGCGAACGATACGGCGGGCAAGGCGCATCGTGCTTCCGGAGATAGTTTCGTTGCCGAACGCTACGCTCGAAGCGGTGGAAACGTATACTCTGACGGTGTCAAATTCCTTTCCCATCTCGAT is a window of Clostridia bacterium DNA encoding:
- a CDS encoding family 10 glycosylhydrolase, which translates into the protein MKRNGVLVLVIALFCVAAALIPYVFTSKSVKEAFNSASFSIPEGETERAGEKGETFAVWIASVYNLNYPTKQNMTSDELASEAAEICEKCVSLGLNTVYLQVRPSADSLYKSEIFPWSGVLTGIQGNDPGCDPLELFINEAKKKDIRVHAWINPYRVTVGSLKYPKTDLDSLAENHPARKHPEWVVRYGGALYFNPGIPAVRQLIIDGAVEIAEKYDIAGVHMDDYFYPYPIEHDGKTLEFDDSAQYERYGDGKTLENWRRDCVNELVKGLYTSLKIVNQRLEFGISPFGIWANDDGFNGGSATEASTEGYYDLFADATAWIDGGYIDYICPQIYWSFESEKTPFKNVYEWWSETVKGTSVKLIPGIAAYRLYETETPGWDRITQVSEQLRYVREKANASGTAFYGYEQLAAESDAVRMCAAEIKAWKNE
- a CDS encoding ABC transporter ATP-binding protein, whose translation is MSKEQTKSPYDVKLPLFGLKKIFPYILRHKSLLITVAVAMGITSLVDIVLPLFQRYAINNYIANNTLSRIWLFILVYLAVIILQTMTTVVMLRKACKAEMLIGRDLKRDAFDKLQTLPFSYFNRNSVGYLHSRVMSDTARIGETLSWHLVDGVWAVIYIVGSFIVMFSLNWKLSLIILAVVPVVTFIAAVFQRKLVYANRKVRETNSQITGKYNEGITGAKTTKSLVIEDKMYDDFSETTRAMNRISTKAARFRGLFVATTTFFCMFAIAVVMWYGGKLSIDQLMEIGTLSAFASYAIGLVDPIQNIAHIIATMINMQVNIERVTRLIETEPEIVDSPEVIEKYGDAFEPKRENWEPLKGDIEFKDVSFMYPDGDEYVLENFNLKIAAGTTVAIVGETGAGKSTIVNLVCRFYEPTSGQVLIDGRDYRERSQLWLHSNIGYVLQTPHLFSGSVLDNLRYGDPDADMETIKAAVRSVQAEEIIERMDNGYDSDVGEGGDLLSTGEKQLISFARAIIADPRILILDEATSSIDTLTEQKIQNALEKVLVGRTSFLIAHRLSTIRRADIILVVKDGKIIERGTHKELFAQNGYYHNLYAQQFDKEAAEQILRSNLN
- a CDS encoding ABC transporter ATP-binding protein, with protein sequence MENRNKKRKSMLSRFMKGAAGFFALTMIASVMVTVLDAVFPQVIRYTVDSLIGDGQPGAVTGYIASVLGGRDYLRANLWVIALVILVTALLNAFFRYLTRVANARGSETLAENMRNTLFMHIQKLPFTWHNKNQTGDIIQRCTSDVDTFRNFVSEQLVNMFRIVFLIIFSLFMMFSMNVTLALIALAFVPIVLFYTNYFRHRIRNKFTEVDEQEGVLSAMAQENLTGVRVVRAFGREKFEKDKFNKQNEKYTGLWVQLGNILGWFWGIGDLMSCLQVMAIVCVGTVFAVNGTITTGELIAFISYNGMLVWPVRGLGRIISEMSKARVSISRLRYIMDSEEETDRPGAVEPDMHGDIVFENVSFAYNPEKQVIKNVSFEIKAGTTLGILGATGSGKSTLIQLLDRLYPLPEGGGRITIGGVDINDIKASWLRKNVGLVLQEPFLFSRSIGENIALTDADASEERIEHAASIASIAGDVSEMTQRYDTIVGERGVTLSGGQKQRVAIARTIMLDTPIIVFDDSLSAVDTETDKKIREALRDKTENKTVILISHRIVSLMEADKILVLEKGEAVQFGTHAELVSEDGIYKRIYDAQSSITEEGSV
- the spoIVA gene encoding stage IV sporulation protein A, whose protein sequence is MINTNIYADIARRTSGDVYIGVVGPVRTGKSTFIKKFMEKLVIPNITDEVKAERATDELPQSSAGRTIMTTEPKFIPNEAVEVNFAGNTSARVRMVDCVGFIVPGALGYTEEDSPRMVTTPWFDEQIPFEEAAEIGTKKVISDHSTIGIMVTTDGTIGELPYEEYRDAEERVAAELKALDKPFIILLNSAFPNDPDTVSLRQQLERKYCVPVLLMNILELQDDQIKEIIEKVLLEFPVKEIAVSIPRWVNSLPSDHWLRTSVYSDIKSNMLAVRKVREVAGAVEALARNEHISQAEVISIDLGTGSGTIDLKLQEQLIFRVISESSGVEITDESALVGLVMETSRLKAEYSKFEDALREVESTGYGIVTPAISDMQLEPPEIVKQGGKYGIRLKASAPSIHMMKANVRTEVAPIVGSEKQSEELVNYLLSEYESDPEKIWDSDIFGKSLHELVNEGLNNKIYRMPADARFKIQETLQRVINDGCNGLICIIL
- a CDS encoding DUF3794 domain-containing protein; translated protein: MQKSNSFVLRAIYFSYKAQIRCKEDYAMGLLFESGDIDILEPVLEEKNECRLETEVYLPDYLPDVQKILRSEIIPRVSSRDILAGRITVEGEAEIRVFYKSAENGIGCAVTHKEFSHTFAVSEPDADYDISTETVGSINSVRASGPRKIAIKAEIVTSLVAVKKAVLQIVESVSEGIEVRKERISAILNAESAEREIRFTEELELPETLPEVSALLYTDAAAYLKDTSVSKGRCVIKGDLIIKPVFVTPDGKPVGAEFKFPVSQIIDIPNLDPDYICDAELQIAGVYAESEENADNKNRIIDCEIVINVILHAYKTGEYDIISDVFSPCHTLNEEYADEKYLTCFDYYRDEKSVRCEVETESGIESVIGVYASHRIMRVSVNDGCLKAEGIVNADVIYNSDETGICSKKAELPFEFSFPFNCDSQLRCETSAAIGSVGYIITGENLIELRCDVAIKATVCSEKKLRAVAEFTVSGEKDSCSRYPITLYYAESGESVWEISKKYGASFSEVLAENGLDNDEIAIGKMLIIPLKL
- the tgt gene encoding tRNA guanosine(34) transglycosylase Tgt, translated to MASFTLLKTEGSARLGRFETVHGTVETPAFMNVGTAAAIKGGLSTADLEEIGCQVELSNTYHLHLRPGDEVIKALGGIHKFFNWNRPVLTDSGGFQVFSLAPLRKISEEGVAFASHIDGRKIFMRPEDSMRIQSNIASTIAMAFDECVENPAKYDYAAVSCERTARWLARCKAEMERLNSLPDTINKHQLLFGINQGCTFDDLRVSHMQQIAEMDLDGYAIGGLAVGETNDEMYHIIEQVEPYMPKDKIRYLMGVGTPANIIEGVARGVDLFDCVMPARNARHGHLFTHNGIINLNNAKYVTDASPIEDGCGCPTCRRYSKAYIRHLLRADEALGKRLAVIHNLWFYNHLMEEIREAIADDRFSSYAAATLPKVSVRI
- the queA gene encoding tRNA preQ1(34) S-adenosylmethionine ribosyltransferase-isomerase QueA; translated protein: MADLKRSDYYYDLPEELIAQTPAEKRDYSRLMTVDRRTGETGDRHFFDIIDLLNPGDCLVLNNTKVIPARIFGKNTAGREFEALLLRDRGDDVWECLLRPARKAKENEPIFFGGGLTGKVVGVIEDGNRLVKFDYDGIFNEILDRVGTAPLPPYIKSRASDPSRYQTVYARFDGSAAAPTAGLHFTDELLDRIRAKGVDTAFLTLHVGLGTFRPVKEDDLTKHVMHSEWYELPEDAAVKINAAKKRGGRVVSVGTTSCRTLETVASKFGEIRADSGETSIFIYPGYEFKCIDALITNFHLPESTLIMLVSAFSSREIILNAYKEAVEKKYRFFSFGDAMFLY